Proteins encoded in a region of the Psychromicrobium lacuslunae genome:
- a CDS encoding metal ABC transporter solute-binding protein, Zn/Mn family, with the protein MLQLILNNSRSSLLRTEAFMRSISVSPARSSHALKTLPAVAAAAVGLSVLLTACGGSATSAPSTANGTIDVVAVTNVYGDIASKIGGERVKVTSIIANTSQDPHSYETTAQDKLAVSKASVLIENGGGYDDFFDKLVGDAEKSKLINVVDLSGLKTAANADEFNEHVWYSLPTISKLADQLASKFATLDSAHAAEFTANATKFKDSLGGIEASLAKLKSSSADQPVAITEPVPLWMLQSAGLVNKTPEAYSHAIEEGSDVPPAVLKAATDLISSKAVKFLAYNDQTEGPQTEGLKKAAEAAGVPVVNFTETLPEGQDYLGWMQQNADNIAKALAKH; encoded by the coding sequence ATGTTGCAACTCATTCTCAATAACTCTCGCAGCTCGCTGCTTAGAACCGAGGCTTTTATGCGGTCCATCTCCGTGTCCCCTGCTCGCTCCTCTCATGCCCTCAAAACGCTCCCCGCGGTGGCGGCTGCCGCCGTCGGGCTGAGCGTCTTGCTGACCGCTTGCGGTGGCAGCGCCACTTCCGCTCCCTCAACGGCTAATGGCACCATCGACGTCGTAGCGGTAACCAATGTTTATGGTGATATCGCCAGCAAAATTGGCGGGGAGCGGGTCAAGGTGACCTCGATTATCGCCAATACCAGCCAAGATCCGCACTCCTATGAGACCACCGCACAGGATAAGCTCGCGGTCAGCAAGGCCTCAGTGCTGATCGAAAATGGCGGCGGCTATGATGACTTCTTCGACAAGTTGGTTGGCGACGCTGAAAAGTCGAAGCTCATTAATGTGGTCGATCTTTCCGGTTTGAAGACCGCGGCGAATGCCGATGAATTCAACGAGCATGTCTGGTACTCACTGCCGACGATAAGCAAGCTGGCCGATCAATTGGCCAGCAAGTTCGCCACCCTGGACTCTGCGCACGCGGCTGAGTTCACCGCCAATGCCACAAAATTCAAGGACTCGCTCGGCGGCATCGAGGCAAGTCTGGCCAAGTTGAAATCCAGCTCGGCTGATCAGCCGGTGGCGATCACCGAGCCGGTACCGCTTTGGATGTTGCAATCGGCGGGATTGGTGAACAAGACCCCTGAGGCTTACAGCCATGCCATTGAGGAGGGCAGCGACGTGCCACCGGCGGTTTTGAAGGCTGCCACCGATCTGATTAGCTCGAAAGCGGTGAAGTTCCTGGCCTATAACGACCAAACCGAGGGACCGCAGACTGAAGGCCTCAAGAAGGCTGCTGAAGCTGCGGGCGTTCCGGTGGTCAATTTCACCGAGACGCTCCCTGAGGGGCAAGATTATCTCGGTTGGATGCAGCAGAATGCTGACAACATTGCCAAGGCTCTGGCCAAACACTAG
- a CDS encoding hemolysin family protein, translating to MSDWMGILWLVILLLANAFFVGAEFAIMSARRSQIEPLAEAGSARARTTLYAMEHVSLMLACAQLGITVASLLILNVAEPSIHHLLEVPLHALGVPEAATGTASFIIALLLVTFLHVTFGEMVPKNISVSVADKAALFLAPPLVWISKVVRPVIVSLNWLANHIVRLFKIEPKDEVTSSFTLEEVQSIVAESTKHGLVDDETGLLSGALEFSDRTAAQVMVPLETLHTLSTRATPLDVEAAVRQTGFSRFVLQDDEGKLTSYVHIKDVLTVPEDEYEMPLAESRVRTLINLAEAEEVEDALRIMQRTGSHLARVIGPSGVTSGVLYLEDVIEELVGEIRDSERRDIR from the coding sequence ATGAGCGACTGGATGGGAATCCTCTGGCTAGTCATCTTGCTGCTGGCCAATGCCTTCTTCGTCGGTGCCGAGTTTGCGATTATGAGTGCCAGACGCAGTCAGATTGAGCCGCTCGCCGAGGCTGGTTCGGCCCGGGCCCGCACCACGCTCTACGCGATGGAACACGTCTCGTTGATGTTGGCCTGTGCGCAATTGGGTATCACGGTAGCTTCCTTGCTGATCTTGAATGTGGCTGAGCCCTCGATCCACCACCTGCTCGAAGTGCCGCTGCACGCGCTGGGTGTGCCGGAAGCCGCGACTGGTACGGCTTCTTTCATCATCGCCTTGCTGCTGGTGACCTTCTTGCACGTCACCTTTGGCGAGATGGTGCCAAAGAACATCTCGGTTTCGGTTGCCGATAAGGCTGCTTTGTTTCTCGCCCCGCCCTTAGTCTGGATCTCCAAGGTGGTTCGCCCAGTGATCGTCAGCTTGAACTGGCTGGCTAATCACATTGTTCGGCTGTTCAAGATCGAGCCCAAGGACGAGGTGACTTCGAGCTTCACCTTGGAAGAAGTGCAGTCAATCGTCGCCGAGTCCACTAAGCACGGTTTGGTGGATGATGAGACTGGCTTGCTGAGTGGGGCACTGGAGTTCTCTGACCGTACGGCGGCTCAGGTGATGGTGCCTTTGGAGACGTTGCACACGCTGAGCACTCGGGCGACCCCGCTCGATGTAGAAGCGGCGGTGCGGCAAACCGGGTTCTCCCGTTTCGTGCTGCAGGATGACGAGGGCAAGCTGACTAGCTATGTGCACATTAAAGATGTACTGACTGTCCCGGAAGATGAGTACGAGATGCCGTTGGCGGAGTCTCGGGTGCGCACCTTGATCAACTTGGCTGAGGCCGAAGAGGTCGAAGACGCCCTGCGCATTATGCAGCGTACCGGTTCTCACCTGGCCCGCGTGATCGGCCCGAGTGGTGTGACCTCCGGTGTGTTGTATTTGGAGGATGTAATCGAGGAGCTGGTGGGCGAAATTCGGGATAGTGAACGGCGAGACATCCGTTAG